The window TGAAACCGTCTTTTTACATCTCTGTGTCCCTGCAGGTGAGGTATGCCATAAGTCCTACACCCAGTTCTCAAACCTGTGCCGTCACAAACGCATGCATGCTGACTGCAGAACGCAGATAAAGTGCAAGGACTGCGGGCAGATGTTCAGCACCACTTCCTCCCTGAACAAGCACCGGCGCTTCTGTGAAGGGAAGAACCATTTCACGACAGGAGGATTGTTTGCTCAAAGTATGCCGCTCCCCGGTGCCCCTGGTTTGGACAAATCAGCTTTAGCCATGGGCCACAGCAGTGGTGGATTGGCTGATTACTTTGGGGCTAGCCGCCATCATGGTGGGCTTACCTTCCCTGCGGCGCCAGGCTTCCCATTCAGTTTTCCCGGCCTTTTTCCTTCTGGACTCTACCACCGTCCACCACTCATTCCTGCCACCTCTTCCCCGGTTAGGCAACCAGCTCTCGCTGTGGGTGGTGGGCCTGGTGCAGAGCTAAGTAGGAATCCTCTGCTGCCTCCTAGCCCTGGAGCTCATGAGTCCAGAGAGCTTCTTAAGGCGCTTCGGAAGGAAGACAGTGGTCCTGAAAGTCAGATCAGAGCTTCGGACCTACACACTCAGAGCTCATTGTCCTCCATGAAGCAACGCAACAAGCAAAGTGATCAATCTGAAAGCAGTGATCTGGATGATGTCAGCACACCCAGCGGAAGCGATCTAGAGAGCATGTCAAGCTCCGAGCTCGAAAGTGATATGGACAGTGAGAGAGATAGGGGGGCTATGCGGGAAAGTGCCAAAAGCTTCAAAAGGAAGGCTTGTGATGGAAGCCCCCAAAATCTCAGCCTGACAAGCAGCAGTGCTGATAAAAACTTTGCCGGACCGTCGCTAAACCCTTCCTCACTGGATGAGCGAACAGCTGTTACAGGGGCTGTGAATGACTCTATTAAAGCGATTGCCTCCATTGCGGAGAAGTATTTTGGTTCAACAGGCCTGGCCGGCCTGCCGGACAAAAAAGTCAGGTCACTGCCCTATCCCTCGATGTTCCCTTTACCTTTCTTCACCACTTTCTCTCCACCAGTTTATCCTGTTCAAGACAGAGATGCCAGATCTCACGGGCTGAAGGGTGAGCCGCAGTTGCTGGCAGATGATTGCAAAAAGGCTCAGAGCAAGTCGTCATCCGAGTCACCGTTTGACCTCACCACCAAGCGAAAGGAGGAGAAGTCTACCCCGTTTGTGCCCTCCAAACTAGAAGTCTCCCACTTGACTGGTCAGGATCAGCCTTTGGACCTCAGCCTAGGGAGCAGGGGCCGTGGATGCAGTGcaagagaagaagagaaaaaaatgaatgagggTCATCAAGATGAGAGGGTAGTCATGGAAACGCCGAAGCCTGACTCCTCGCTACAACATGCCAGACCGACTCCTTTCTTCATGGATCCCATCTACAGGTATTGTTATTCCCagtgtcgttgttgttgttttctcaaAAAACACATTCCCACCAAGAAGCACTGTTTGGTTCAGCTTGGCACCGTACAACCTTTGCATTTTCATTGCACAAATTTGGAAAAGGtatcaaaataaacatttaatagcACTGTTAAGCATCCATCCAGACCAATTCCTCTCTTTCAACATCAGCCAGCTCTGTACTGTATGATGTTCCTTTCTTCCACCATCCTAAGGACTTGGAAGAATAGGAAGCTCGGTATGGATTATTGAAGGCACAGAAATCGATATCCCACATGCCATTGTGTAAAATCATATAAACGTGTTGCTATAGGACATCAGTTGCTCTGTTTACTTACATTTTCACATCTTGGATgccataaaaatgtttccacAGCTGATAAATGAGCAACCGCAGTCAACAATTAACGTAGTCAACTGGTTTCTCTTTACCTGTATATTGCAACCTTTGAACTTCGTAATGACTTGTGGGTTAAGAGCTGATAGAAATCTACTATTAGCAGGGTTGAGAAGAGGAGAATGAGTGATCCGTTCGAGACGCTGAAAGACAAGTACATGCGGCCAGCTCCAGGCTTCCTCTTTCATCCTCAGGTATGTTCTGACCGTTGTGGTATCAGCGTGGCGAGGGAAACAATATGTTTAtctaaagaaaatatttagaagtttaattgtgtgtgtgtatatttgtgtataaaaggagtaCGCTCCTAAAGCCTTGATTTCGGCAATAGCTTTCTGTGGAAGATTTTCCAATGTGTGGGCattacaggtgtgtgtgtgttttgagctgACATGCATCTAATCAGTCTCTCTTGTTGTGTGAGAAAAGGTCTAGGAAAGTGAAAACAGCACTTTCTCAGGCATATGATTTCGTTCCCTCTTTTCTGGCCATTTTAGGTCTGGTTTTTACAGGCTGTTTCATTTGCCTGATTTATGTCCTCTGTCCAGACTGTTGCAAAGGGCCCAGCCTGCAACGAGCACATGGTCGTCCCACCTGCCTTAATGAGGTGTCCTATCAGTAGAAACACTAACAGAGTGCTTAGGCCATCTTTATGACTTTATGATGTCTGGACACACAAATCATTCCCAGAAACACCAGACTAGTGTAGGTCCAAGTGAGACCAGGCAAGGGGCCCTCTGGTATACTTTTGAGTGGGTTTGTTTTCAGTCACCTGACTCACTGCTAGGCCATATATCAAGGCAAACTAATTAAACTATAAACTGGaactataacttttttttccacctttttgtttttaattcctgGCAGCAtattttattgcaaagcaatatGGGCTCATATTACATACTGGCTGCTGTTATAATGTCTTTATTGAGCACAGGGAAGTGTTGGGAACTATTAGAGCCACCTATAATTCCCCCAATGTAACTTTGTAGTGAGGCAGCTCATTGCTCCTTTAAAATGTAACACATCAAACCACTTATCTTTGACCAATGTATATCGAGAGACATCCATTGCTACTACtccctgacttttttttttctttactcccTTCAGTTTCGTTTGCCGGATCAGAGCACTtgggtaagttttttttttgttgttgtttttttttactcatagtGATGCATGGACAgtgcaaaatataaataatttatgaAAACAAGCTAGCAGTTCTGCACCATCTTGCTCCAACACTTTATCCCTCAGGAGATGCTATGAGTCACAATACATGTAGCCTCTGGATTTCTGAGCTCCTCTCATCCTCCTCTGTGTGAATTTGGCATTACAATGGAGGGCCAACACAATTTGTTACGTgccattaaaaacaacatttttggacactttgttatattgcagtgaGATGCCAAGCTAGAGATGCAACTTCATAGCTAATTTGCATACGAGATTCAGGGGTCGTCGGCAAATGTCCGGTGTCTGGTGCATGGGGTCAAATACGGGTGGTTGTTTTAAAGGAGCTGAAGTCTTGCATGACTAGTCGACCTCCTCAAagtttttgtgtgacatttgAAGCATATTTTCAAATTCCAAAAGATATGACCTTTAGTGTGTTCAAATTTGGAAGTTCAATTGTACTTGTTTTGTATGATGCCTTTAGCAATGGACGTCTCCCTGCTCTCTTGTTTTCAAATTTACAAACTACATACATATGGTGGCCGAGAGGGGCAAATGCACTGCAAATGCAggaatgacacaaaacaaaaaacacgcaaGCACATAAAACAATAGTAAAGAAAAAATGCTGCTcgaaaaaaatgctgcaatcacaaaaaaacaactgcaaaagaaaaatgctgcaagataaaaatgctgcaatcacagaaaacagctgcaaaggaaaaatgttacaaacacaaaaaaacacacacaaatcaggGAAATGCCGCACGCTCACGCTACACAAAGGAAGTCTGCCAGACCACGAGGAGGCGCGACCCCCAGTACTGTGAGACCAGGGGTGCCTTTCATCGATACTAGCTACGTCAGTGCCCTCTAGCAGCTTGcctaaccgacgtgcctacgtaCCATGTGCCGTGTTGGAGAGGTcgttcccatagaaggcaaggtacagactctgaaattagtcgtaacttgctcatttctcaaccgattttcttgagggttactgttttgtcaacgccaaagcatATGCTATCAATATGACAACTTTGACCTCCCTAGTTTAGCGTCACCGTCGACATGGAGCTCAACATATCTACCTATACATGCATGTGGTGCCTCTGGTCTCACAGGAAAGGTCCGTCCCGGAGGTTGCGCCCCCTAGTGGCCTGGCGGACTTCCGACttccgtgtgtgttttgttgtctttgcgcatttttgttttgcacttgttttttcttttgcacttgttttttcttttgctgttgttttctgtgattgcagAATTTTTGCCTggcaacgtttttttttggttgctttcgttttttgcagttgttttatgtgcttgtgtgtttttcgtcTTGCGTCATTCCTGCTATGCAGCATATGGCCGTTTGCAGCGCATTTGACCCTGCTGGCCACCGTATATCCAGCATTCACATGACTGATCACGCAGTAGCTCAGTGTTTCTTggttttcccccattttaattattttaatttgtttacatttttgtctctAAATTAAGCCCTGCTCTGATTCAAATTAAAGGCTGAAATGGGACTTTCCAGCAGCGCTACACCCTAACCAACCACTTTTGAAAATACTCTGTTTGCTTATACAGAAAATGAAGCGCATCTATTGCAAATGAGCATGGAAGGGACAGTGGATAGTGTAGTGAAGGTAGTTGCTTAGTGGGGGCTGCTTTACATGTGTCCAAGGGTAACAGTCTCTTTGGGACAGTGCCGTGGAGCGGGGGGTTCGCGGGTTGAGCTTGTTCCTCTCGCCAAACATCTGTTTGCTGATAAAGATCAACAATTGAGAATGCATCTCACTAATTAGGCCCTCGCAGCATCACTGACTTCTGAAGATAGCCAATCAACTGCTGGTCCCACTGCAACACTACAGCAACAAGCAAGTTCACAAATGCTCACACATTGCCTTGGGGAGAATACAAAGGGGTTTTCAtgaggtgtgtgtctgtgtgtgtttaaatgtatGTGTAAAGGGGGCCTGTTATACAAAAGAGTCGAGTGTATGACCTTGGGAAAATTACCTCTGAGCAGAGTCTGGTCTCTTCTTGACATTAAGTAGCTTaaacatttcacacacaaggcACTGTGACATGGTCAAATAGACTTAATCAACCTAATCCATAAAACCTACACATCAGTCATTGAAGTGCAAGCTGCAATTGATGGTTTTTAACTTTTCATATATAATTATTAAGTCTTGTTATTATTAAGTATCACTATTAAGTCTTGTTTGACCCCCagaaaattgtaaataatattaTCCCATATCCTATCATATCCTATATGAAGATTATACTGCTTAAGATAAATTGATGCTGTGAGAATTCATGTATTACTGTTAATTATGACAAATAAGATATTAATGATTAATTTAACCGTTATTTTTACAGTAGTTAGTCTTATAGGAAAATAAGAACTCCAGTGTATCACGAAATGTGGAAAACATATTTCCATGTAGATAAATAAGGTGACCAACGAGAACTATTCTGATGAAGAGCAGTTCTACACTCTTGCATTctataatcacaataataataataatcacaataataataataataatgataatctaACCAACTTGACAATCCACATCCTTCCACAGTGAGAATGTCCACTGCGTCAGGAACTTAACACTCAGCCGTCACTCATTCATTAGTCTCTCTCAAGCTCTGTTCTTGCTTTCCATCTGTCTTTccatctttgttttatttttttcactcatttgctctttttttctgtctcacCTATCATCTCGCTCTTCATCATGCTCCCCCTCAGAACCTCCTCACCTCTCTCCTTGCCATCTACTCCATCTTGGCGTGCAGCCTGAGTGTGACAGGGGCTGAAAACAGGAGATGGAATGTCAGAGTCGAAGCAGTGCTCCCGTAGAAGACCCGAATCACCGCTGATTTGTTGGCCTAAAGAAATAAGAACAAGCTGAAAATTTAATATGcacaaaataatgcaaatttCTGTGGTCCCcttggaaaagaagaaaaaaagtgtgcgtgtttgtgtgtgtgcgtgggatGGCCTGTCATGCCCGGTGCTCTACTGGGACCAGCACCCCTCTGTCTCCCCCTTCATCCCCACCCCGCCTCTTTCGGCACAGCGATATCATTATTACCCATGTCTGGCCCTTGATCAGCAATGTCAACATCTTTCATAATGACGAATGCGCTGTCTGCCCGCATTGTGCACAGAATGGTTTACTGCCCAGCAGTGGACATGAATCACTCCACACGcaaacgcaaacacacacagacagacatggATCTGacaacacacagatacacacatggCACGTCCAATCACACCCGCGTACAATATGCATGCCTGtaagcgcacacacactgcGCTCCCTCACGTGCATTACAAATACATTCTATTTTCACACACATTGGTGGCAATTAATCAACTATGACCACCTCGCAACAAATAGTTTCTTGTCCATATATCCACATCCAATGTAGAAAAAGAAGGCATAAATAATTCTTCCCAGGATATCTGATGAAAGCAACTGTTCAACTTCATTAGCAGATTGGCTGCAGTCGTTAATTCTTTCCGTCTGTCTGCGTAGGTGTTGTCTGTCTGAGAGAGAGTTGGGTGAAACAACCGAAAGGTTTCTCAAAGCATGTCAGGAATATCAATGTAGCCTGTGAAATTGGGACTCTATTTGACGTGATATGATAGTTACACATGTTTGGTTTTGGCATCTTTTTGTGGGCATTGAAACAAAGAAACTCTTGTGGCTCCTTGCTTAGCAATATTCAGGCATTCATAAAATCAATGCTAGACCAGAAATTCCAGCAGAGTGGCGTTTCCTGGAGTTTGAAGTTTTACAATCATCCGGTGTCATCTTCCTTCAGATGTCAGCTATTGAGAACATGGCCGAGAAGCTGGAAACCTTTGGCTCCTTGAAGCCAGACTCGGGTGACCTGCTGCGCTCGGGCCCCTCCATGTTTGACTTCCGAGCGCCACCGTCAACGCTTCCAGAGACGCTGCTACGCAAGGGCAAAGAGCGCTATACCTGCAGGTAACCACAGCACACTATGCGGCATTTCTTATCGTcaagaagttaaattttgattCACATTTGAACTAGAACTGCAGAATAATTATGGTGATGgtttattttgatcattttctgttgcaataatacattttcagcTTACGTTTTTCCAATTTGGACTGCAAGGAAAATTATGTTGTTCTTTTCACCAACTTGGAAAACACTGCTTACATTACATTTATCTTGGATAGATATTGCGGAAAAATCTTCCCACGTTCTGCCAACCTGACGCGCCACCTTAGGACTCATACAGGGGAGCAACCTTATAGGTAAGACActtaatttacattatttttgggtGATGATATGTTATTCCATGAGTCTGGCAATCCACAAACACTTAATATCACAAACTATCCAAAGACCCTCCTCACTCATGGAATATCCTTTATACGGAAAACATAAAACGACTACGTTGTTTTCTTCAAACAAATGTCACCTAGAATAGCATTCAGTAGATCTTTACCGAAGTCATATCATCCTTAACATGTCCATTTCATGTTCTACAAGGACATAAAACCGCTCCAGCCCTGGGACCTGTCTGTTCATTGCTCTCCTTGGTCCCAATGCAAGTAGACTGTAACTGTAGAAAGTAGAATAAATTATTATATGCACCTTTCATGCAGAGCCTTCTCAAATATCCCGGGTTCTTGCAAATGTGCCACGGCAGTGCAGAATTTCATGGagatcagttgttttttttttttttggggggggggggatagtcCCGCTAACAAAGAAGCAAGCCAAAAACTGCCAATCAAAATAATATCTCTCGCCACTGTGCGAATAGGTTGCAGGAAATGTAACACTGAACGCCATTTTGTTAAATGTTCCATAAGGTACCATGGCACACTTGCACGTTTCTTTGATTGCAAATAGACTCGATATGCAAGAACAGAAAATGAGCGTTTTGTCTTCACCAATGCGAACGGCTGTCCATCAACCACTACACTTTTCCCGACAAAGCAAAATATTCCCGTTCAACCTCTCTACCGCTTCAGCATCAACTGTTGCTGAAGAGCTGACAATAAAGCAAATTTGTTGTTAATAAAAATACCTTTACCTCGTTAATATAATGAGTAATCCCTGGCCGAAACAGAGCTTTGTAGTTACTAAGATGAAGGAATGTTGGCCCGAAGCTCGTAGGAGGCCTTTTGACCACAGGGGAGGGAGAAAGATCGGTGCGGGCCTCTACTGCCCCAGCCTGATAGCCTCCATTCCGCTCACTGGCATGCCATTAAAGATCACCGCTGTTTATTGTAATTTCTTATGGTGATAACCGGGGGGGTCCTGAGGGACAGCCAATCGAGCAGGCTAATTCCAGCAGAAGAAAAGATGTAATCTTCTCGTATAATTTTGCATGAAGAAACTTGGCAAGAGTGACTAATTTCGCTGGGATAGAACACAATCTGTTGCGTGCTTATTGAATGAGAGAAGAATGCAATTTTATTGAGCTGGCTGGAGATAAGAAGCAATTCGGTTTCACCTTAAACAAGCTCCTCCATCATGTCTGGATCTGTGGGACTGctgggactgtgtgtgtgtgtgcgtgtgtgtgtgttctgcatCAGAGATGCTGTTCTGATTCCCACAGAACAATCCAGGAGTTCCAAAGTAATGTTTTCGGTTGCTGTTAAGTTTTGTCCTTAAAATGGCGTTTTTCTGTCCTGCAGGTGTAAATACTGCGACCGCTCCTTCAGCATCTCCTCCAACCTGCAACGCCACATTCGCAACATCCACAACAAGGAGAAGCCCTTTAAGTGCCACTTGTGTGATCGATGCTTTGGTCAGCAAACCAACCTGGATCGTCACCTCAAGAAGCACGAGAATGGTAACCTGTCAGGTGCGAACCGAGAGGCCTCGTCTCTAATTTCAAACGAATCCTTTTACGCTACTGTGGGAAACCAtcttaaaagtaaaattaattAAGTACATCTGCCACTTATTTATTTCATCAACAACATATCTTAGAGATGTGTACCAGAAAATAACAAcactgaatggaaaaaaaaatgttttgccctTGTTTCTTTGCGCAGGGACTGCAATGTCTTCTCCACAGTCGGAACTAGATGGCAACGGCGCCATATTGGACGACAAAGAAGACTCTTACTTCAACGAAATAAGAAATTTCATCGGCAACACAGGACAAAGCCAAACATCCCCGGACCCCTCTGAAGAAGGGTAGAGAGACATCCACATTTTCTCAACTCTACAGCTAACTCCTACCTAAAAACATAAAGAGTGAGCCTACGGTTAAATGTAGCAAAAAGATATTTCGTCGAGTACTCAAGtaatcacccccccccctccccccctctccTGCCCcactatatttgtatatatatattctttttactACAAACATATTTTATCCTCATTTATGAGGCCTGGAATTTTATCCTTAAACTACGTATGTTGGTACTAAGTGTATGCTATGAACTCTGTGAACAgtatttgagacaacaaaaatagcctTTGTTAAATGGTTAGCATTACCGATTAGCATTAGAGCGCtagtgattaccattttaggtttaaaaaaaaaataacgctaGTTACCATTCAGTtcactcatacatcattttACATGTACTTTATACATCTGATAATGTCTTATAATCACTCACTTATAATCCTTGGTCAATTTTGGCAGTGTTTTTCACTGGGCCAACagtccgtctgcaacaaatgtccgtgcAGTAAAAATGGACAGTGGCTAAATGGTTCCAGGCAGTGGAAATAtgcttgtattatttttttattgcctcgaggcagaattttttgtgtcgaccaatttCTGTCGTCGACTTAGCcaagtttgcctttttttttttttttctcacagctCTATATAGATTGGTGGTACTGAGTGCTTGAGGTTAAGAAATGTGACACATATCCTGGTTTAAGCCGGTCACTATTGATGGAGCAAACCATTTCTTAGGCAGTTGTGGTGGGAGTACTGTTctgtgtttttacacttttataggttgtttaaaaaataaatccttttgggatctctcaaattttaggggtgctgggattcGTTTTAGCAGTGCCCTCAAAAATGGGCTCCAAACGCTCATGTCAAGAGCTGTCTGTCTCTGTTAGACTATTTTGCTATCACCCCAGCCCATCTTAGTAATTGCATACTGTTCAGAGAGCAATCATGTGTGTCCACATTGAAGGAGAACACAACTCTTTCATGCATTAAAATCAGGTGATGTCTCTGTTCATGCGAAATCGTTTATGCATTATGCAAATACATTCTTGAAGCTGCGATCAGGTCAGATAGCAGTTGTGCAATCCGAGTTTGTTTTCACACGCCTCACGTCGGTGCGATCGCAAGCCCGATTGCGCGGCCGGATAGAGATCTCGTAGACTGCTCGATGATTGGAACCCAAGAGCAGGAGCAGGCGCAGGAGCCTCGGGAGGACGGGAAGAGAAGCCCAAAAGCGGGTCGTGCGGCAGTTAGCCCACCACATCTGGAACCAACATGTCTGCCGACAGGAAGAAGGTAGAGGGGGTGGGGTCACGAGGTCGGTCTGTGTTTCCTTTCAAAACGGTGCGCTTCTGACTGCTTCTGATAGATACTTCATCCCCAGCAAATTACCACGTTTGAAAGCATAATTAGCGAATCTGTTTTCTTAATCACAGAGCTCTGGCCGGCTCTTCGGGAGTCGGTATTCTGAGCCGCGCGGGCTCAACGCGCCACAAATAACACCTTGTTAGACCCAGACTTACACCGTCCCGGAGGAAGCTTGCTGTAAAACCCAATGCGCTATCAACAGCTGATGAAGAACAAAAGACGATACACATTGTTTATTTCTGGACACGCTTAATGTAATCTCATCAATTGGTATCGTATAATTAATTATGTGATGACGTATGTCACTTTCCTATCCGGACTTCTCTTTCTCCGAGACCTCTTGGTGCATGGTTTTTAAGTGTCTGACGAAAGACATCTCAGTGTAATTAGTGAATCAGTCTCAATGTGGTTCCAGGTGATTTAGCAAATGGTGGTTTCCTGTGGCACTGAGGCAGAAGGAAAAATGAAGACTCTGGCAGTTTGGATAGCTGGTTCGCTTTCCCTCCACAGGGATAGCGGAATGGATCGCTTGGCAATGCATTCATAATTCAACTTCCAAATGGGGCTGTCAGACAAATATTTTGCCTATTAGATGATTACTAGATAATAGTGAAGATAAACAAGACGAGAGACAGAGCACTCCAGTTAAGTGCTGCAAATGATGAAGTTGGTGCTGCCGCTGTGCCCAGAGGGGCCCCGCAGCCTAGATGACAAACGACATTCCGGCTTTGGTCCGTCCCAGCTGCCATGTCCTGCTTTGCCGCTTAGTCCGATGCTagacattgattttttttttttttgtatcgagGAGCAGAGGAATGTTACAAGAACATTCAGAAATCGCAAAGAAAATTAAATGGCATTAAACATTTTAGCTGGTAAATGTCTTTACTACATAAATGTTGTGTATTCTTGGTCTGCAGTGTCAATGGCACCCCATTTCAAGAAGGAAAGACTCTACTGATGGCCAGGCACGGCTCACGTGACTTGGAAGACGAGGAGGCAGAGGAGCTTGGTGCTGATGAAGAAGGGGAAGAACCCAGCAAGACCCTGAATCAACCCCAAGAGGAGATGCCCGCCAGCAACATGAGTGATGACGTAATACAAGATGAAATGGACTTTAGTCGAACAAATGACTTGCGCCAGAGCTGTAAAATCTCTCCAAGGAGGTAAATCTACTTTCCGAATACAACTGTGTCAGTTTTTACTTGAAATTGGTGACACGAAGATGTTTTTTGTCCCTGGGTGTCCAGGTataaggaggaggaagagccgAGTGGCTACTCCGCCTTGGATCAGATTTGTCACTTTTCAGAGATCCACAAGCTGGAGGAGAGTGAGTTGAGCGACGGGGAAGCTGATGAAGAAGACCAATCGTTTGCCCCCACCTCGCTGACTGAGGCAGTCAAGCAGCCCCTCTTTAGGAAATCCAAGTCACAGGTAACAACATTTCCGACGCACATACTGGATATTGGAGCTTCTAATTCCTACACACTTTGTTCTATTCTGGGAGGCTGGTCAACCTGATTTGTTTGTAATGCACCTTCCCCATAGAAAATAGAATCAATATTTTCAGGGTCAAACTATACAAGCaattttaagcaacattttaacatccctAAGTGTCATACAGTTGTGAAAATCTAAGTAGAAAAGTTGACCATTGTTAAAGCTTACTTGTGTGTAACTTTAATGACGAGTGACTGACATAGTGACGAATATGCTGAGGGAGATTACTTCATGCGCTTGTAAAGTGGCAGCCAGGCTGCAGATGTATGTACCAGGTCCATTCCCAAGTCTACAGACATCATGGATGtttgctctaaaaaaaaaaaaaaaaaaaaaaaaaaaagttggttaagattaatagaaacattttcaaaatctcagataaGTTGCACCACAAGGTGATGCTTCAAGGTCA of the Phyllopteryx taeniolatus isolate TA_2022b chromosome 8, UOR_Ptae_1.2, whole genome shotgun sequence genome contains:
- the mecom gene encoding MDS1 and EVI1 complex locus protein EVI1-A isoform X10; the encoded protein is MKAEEYSCDTMAPDIHEERQYRCEDCDQHFESRNQLLDHQMQQCGMPPSSFLDAGENSDINAQEPQDLRSLHMSHDFHECKECDQVFPDIQSLEAHTLSHSEEREYKCDQCPKAFNWKSNLIRHQMSHDSGKHHECENCSKQVFTDPSNLQRHIRSQHVGARAHACSDCGKTFATSSGLKQHKHIHSSVKPFMCKSLRPYLCEVCHKSYTQFSNLCRHKRMHADCRTQIKCKDCGQMFSTTSSLNKHRRFCEGKNHFTTGGLFAQSMPLPGAPGLDKSALAMGHSSGGLADYFGASRHHGGLTFPAAPGFPFSFPGLFPSGLYHRPPLIPATSSPVRQPALAVGGGPGAELSRNPLLPPSPGAHESRELLKALRKEDSGPESQIRASDLHTQSSLSSMKQRNKQSDQSESSDLDDVSTPSGSDLESMSSSELESDMDSERDRGAMRESAKSFKRKACDGSPQNLSLTSSSADKNFAGPSLNPSSLDERTAVTGAVNDSIKAIASIAEKYFGSTGLAGLPDKKVRSLPYPSMFPLPFFTTFSPPVYPVQDRDARSHGLKGEPQLLADDCKKAQSKSSSESPFDLTTKRKEEKSTPFVPSKLEVSHLTGQDQPLDLSLGSRGRGCSAREEEKKMNEGHQDERVVMETPKPDSSLQHARPTPFFMDPIYSRVEKRRMSDPFETLKDKYMRPAPGFLFHPQFRLPDQSTWMSAIENMAEKLETFGSLKPDSGDLLRSGPSMFDFRAPPSTLPETLLRKGKERYTCRYCGKIFPRSANLTRHLRTHTGEQPYRCKYCDRSFSISSNLQRHIRNIHNKEKPFKCHLCDRCFGQQTNLDRHLKKHENGNLSGTAMSSPQSELDGNGAILDDKEDSYFNEIRNFIGNTGQSQTSPDPSEEGVNGTPFQEGKTLLMARHGSRDLEDEEAEELGADEEGEEPSKTLNQPQEEMPASNMSDDVIQDEMDFSRTNDLRQSCKISPRRYKEEEEPSGYSALDQICHFSEIHKLEESELSDGEADEEDQSFAPTSLTEAVKQPLFRKSKSQAYAMMLSLAEKDSLHPATHTPASMWHSLARAAAESNAIQSLSHV
- the mecom gene encoding MDS1 and EVI1 complex locus protein EVI1-A isoform X8, giving the protein MRSKGRARKLATNDGDDKYALETSDILDDACGSDGDPARSSGLAEDPTSPSEDEVSPSRPASFQQQQQINIFLSQENLAIPMDFELQQSTVLNGALGIWSRRSIYIGERFGPYVGERTPSLRDPVQGWQILDGSGHVKYCVDASKPDIRSWLKYIQFAPTAKQHNLTACQVDDQIYYKVTRDIFPGEELLLFMKAEEYSCDTMAPDIHEERQYRCEDCDQHFESRNQLLDHQMQQCGMPPSSFLDAGENSDINAQEPQDLRSLHMSHDFHECKECDQVFPDIQSLEAHTLSHSEEREYKCDQCPKAFNWKSNLIRHQMSHDSGKHHECENCSKVFTDPSNLQRHIRSQHVGARAHACSDCGKTFATSSGLKQHKHIHSSVKPFMCEVCHKSYTQFSNLCRHKRMHADCRTQIKCKDCGQMFSTTSSLNKHRRFCEGKNHFTTGGLFAQSMPLPGAPGLDKSALAMGHSSGGLADYFGASRHHGGLTFPAAPGFPFSFPGLFPSGLYHRPPLIPATSSPVRQPALAVGGGPGAELSRNPLLPPSPGAHESRELLKALRKEDSGPESQIRASDLHTQSSLSSMKQRNKQSDQSESSDLDDVSTPSGSDLESMSSSELESDMDSERDRGAMRESAKSFKRKACDGSPQNLSLTSSSADKNFAGPSLNPSSLDERTAVTGAVNDSIKAIASIAEKYFGSTGLAGLPDKKVRSLPYPSMFPLPFFTTFSPPVYPVQDRDARSHGLKGEPQLLADDCKKAQSKSSSESPFDLTTKRKEEKSTPFVPSKLEVSHLTGQDQPLDLSLGSRGRGCSAREEEKKMNEGHQDERVVMETPKPDSSLQHARPTPFFMDPIYRVEKRRMSDPFETLKDKYMRPAPGFLFHPQFRLPDQSTWMSAIENMAEKLETFGSLKPDSGDLLRSGPSMFDFRAPPSTLPETLLRKGKERYTCRYCGKIFPRSANLTRHLRTHTGEQPYRCKYCDRSFSISSNLQRHIRNIHNKEKPFKCHLCDRCFGQQTNLDRHLKKHENGNLSGTAMSSPQSELDGNGAILDDKEDSYFNEIRNFIGNTGQSQTSPDPSEEGVNGTPFQEGKTLLMARHGSRDLEDEEAEELGADEEGEEPSKTLNQPQEEMPASNMSDDVIQDEMDFSRTNDLRQSCKISPRRYKEEEEPSGYSALDQICHFSEIHKLEESELSDGEADEEDQSFAPTSLTEAVKQPLFRKSKSQAYAMMLSLAEKDSLHPATHTPASMWHSLARAAAESNAIQSLSHV